The DNA window GAGCCCGCCAACAGCAAGGTGTACCGCCATCCCACCTTCTTCCCGATGCCGGAAGAAGTGAAAAACCTGTAAGGCCGGACAATGGACGCGAGAATCCCGTATCTGCTGCGCCTGGGCGACAACGCCCTCGTGCTGAGCCAGCGCCTGTCCGAATTGTGCGGCAAGGGCCCTGCGCTGGAAGAAGACATGGCGCTGACGAACGTCGCGCTCGACCTGCTGGGCCAGGCGCGCCTGTGGCTCACCTATGCCGGCGAGCTGGAAGGGCAGGGGCGCGACGAGGATGCGCTGGCCTACCGGCGCGACACGCAGGATTTCCACAACGTGCTGCTGGTCGAACAGCCGAACGGCAATTACGCGCACACGCTCGTTCGCCAGTTCTACTTCGATACGTGGCACTACTTCCTGATCGGCGCGCTGGTGAAATCGGCCGATCCGCGCATCGCGGAAATCGCCGAAAAGTCGCTGAAGGAAGTCACGTACCACCTGCGCCGCAGCGGCGACCTGGTCGTGCGCCTCGGCGACGGCACGGCGCTCAGCCACGACTACACGCAGACCGCCGCCGACGAGCTGTGGATGTACACGGGCGAGGTGTTCAACTACGACACGGTGGATGAAGCAATGGTCGCCGCCGGCATCGCGCCGCCGGCCGCCGAACTGCGCGCGCAATGGCTGGCCCACGTGGGCGACATCTTCGCCGAGGCCACGCTGGCGATGCCGTCGCCGGATGCGTGGATGCAGAAGGGCGGCAAGCAGGGCCGGCACAGCGAGCACCTGGGCTACCTGCTGGCGGAAATGCAGTTCCTGCAGCGCGCCTACCCGAACGCAAGCTGGTGACGGCCATGATGACCACCGCACTGGATGAAGCCATTGTGTGGACGTGGCTCGCGGACGTGGCCGACCCCGAGATTCCCGTGATCTCGGTCGTCGACCTCGGCATCGTACGCGCCGTCGATGTGGACGACGCCGCCGTCACCGTCACGCTCACGCCCACGTACTCCGGCTGCCCGGCCACGCACGTGATCGAAGCGGCCGTGCGCGAGGCATTGCAGGCGCATGGCGTGGAAGACGTGCGCATCGTCACGCAACTGTCGCCGGCGTGGACCACGGACTGGCTCAGCGCGGAAGGAAAACGCAAGCTGCAAGGCTACGGCATCGCCCCGCCCGCGCAGCAGGTGATCGATATCTCCGGCCTGCGCGGTGGGCTGGCTGCGGCGGTATCTCGTTCCAACCTGCGTCGAGCCAGCATCGCACCCGCGATCGCCTGCCCCCACTGCGGCTCCACGCACACGGAGCTCACGAGCCAGTTTGGTTCCACCCCGTGCAAGGCGCTGTACCGGTGCCGCGATTGCCGGGAACCGTTCGATTACTTCAAGTGCCACTGACCCGGTAAGGAAATGAGTAACGCAGATGAGCAAGTTCCATCCAGGGCAAGGAAAGAGTAACTGAGATGAGCAAATTCCATTCATTGACCGTCGCCCGCGTGCACAACGAAACGCGCGACTGCATCGCCGTCACGTTCGCCGTGCCGCCCGAGCTGCGCGACAGTTTTCAATACCAGCAGGGCCAGCACCTGACCCTGCGGGCGAAGATCGGCGACGAAGACGTGCGCCGCTCGTATTCCATCTGTTCCGCCGTGCAGGATGGCGCCCTGCGGGTGGCCATCAAGCGCACGCCGGGCGGCATGTTTTCGTGCTGGGCCAACGAATCGCTGAAGCAGGGCGCCGTCATCGACGTGATGCCGCCGATGGGCCACTTCAACGTGCCGCTGGCCGCGGACAATGAGCGGAACTACCTGGCCTTTGCGGCCGGCAGCGGCATCACGCCGATCCTGTCGATCGTGAAGACCACGCTGATGACGGAGCCGCGCAGCCGGTTCACGCTGGTCTACGGCAACCGCTCGTCGTCGTCGATGATGTTCCGCAACGAACTGATGGAACTGAAGGACCTGTACCTGGGGCGCCTCAACCTCGTCTACGTGATGAGCCGCGAACAGCAGGACATCGAACTCTTCAACGGCCGCATCACAAAGGAAAAGACCGCGGCCTTCCTGCAACAGTGGATCGACATCGCCGACTACGACACCGCCTTCATCTGCGGGCCCGAAGACATGATGCTCGGCGTTTCCGAAGCGCTGCAGGAGGCGGGCATGCCGAAAGCGGCCATCAAGGTCGAGCTGTTCGCCGCATCGATCCCGAAGCACCAGCACAAGCCGCGCGCGCAGTTCGACGCGCAGGCGGCGCAACACCTCACCGAAGTCACCGTGATCCAGGATGGCAACGCGGCCACGTTCACGATGGAAAAGGACAAGGAATCGATCCTCGATGCTGGCCTGCGCGCCGGCCTGGAAATGCGCTATTCGTGCAAGGGCGGCGTGTGCTCCACATGCCGCTGCAAGGTGGTCGACGGCAAGGTGGACATGGACGTCAACTATGCGCTGGAAGACTACGAGATCGCCCGCGGCTTCGTGCTGAGCTGCCAGAGTTTTCCCGCCACGGACCGGGTGATTATCGATTTTGATCAGGCGGAATAAAGAGCCTGCAACGCAATTACAACCCAAGACAAAGGCCGGGGTCAGACCCGGCGGGGCGTAGCCGGGGTTTCAAGGAGCATTGCTCCTTGCCGGCGAAGCGGTACTGGCCTGCAGGCCAGTACTCCTTGACCCTTTCGTACCCTGAATTTAACAAGGAGCCAGCGAATGACCTACCAGAACATCCTGTTCCACATCGAGGCCGGCATCGCCACGCTGACGCTGAACCGCCCCGATAAACTGAACAGCTTCACGCAGGCGATGCATTTGGAAGTGCGCGAAGCCTTCGACCAGATGCGCGCGGACAAGAGCGTGCGCGTGCTGGTGCTGACCGGTGCAGGCCGCGGCTTCTGCGCGGGCCAGGACCTGTCGGACCGCGCGGTATCCGCCGGCGACCAGCCCGTGGACCTGGGCGACTCCGTGGAAAAATACTATGCGCCGCTGGTCATGGCGATCCAGGAGCTGCCGATGCCGGTGATCTGCGCCGTCAACGGCGTGGCGGCCGGTGCCGGCGCTAACCTGGCGCTGGCGTGCGACATCGTGCTGGCGGCGAAATCGGCATCGTTCATCCAGTCGTTCTGCAAGCTGGGCCTGATCCCCGACACGGGCGGCACGTGGCACCTGCCGCGGCTGGTCGGCCCGGCGCGGGCGAGGGGCCTGGCCATGCTGGGCGACAAACTGTCCGCCGACCGTGCGGAAGAATGGGGGCTGATCTGGAAGGCGCTGCCGGACGATGCGCTGATGACGGAGGCCATGGCCATGGCCGAACACTTCGCGTGCGCACCCACGAAAGGTCTGGCCTACACCAAGCGGGCCATGCAGCTCAGTGCCTGCAATGGCCTGCACGCCCAGCTGAAGCTGGAGACCGACATGATGCGCGAACTGGGCAACAGCCACGACTACCGCGAAGGTGTCGATGCCTTTGTCTCGAAACGTACGCCGCACTTCAAGGGGAATGATGGCCGCACTGACCCGTGATTCCATCATCGCCGTCGTCGGCTGTGGCGCCATGGGCGCCGGCATCGCCCAGGTGGCGGCCGCCGCCGGCCACGTCGTGAAACTGTACGATGCCCGCCCCGATGCCCTGAACAAGGCGATCGACGACATCGCCGGCACGTTCGGCAAGCTGTCCGCGAAAGGAAAGATGAGCGTGGCCGATGCCGAAGCCGCGCGCGGCCGGCTGCACGCCGTGGCAACCATGGCGGAGCTGGGCGACGCGGCGCTCGTTATCGAAGCGATCGTCGAAGACCTGGGTGCCAAGCGTGCCCTGTTCGCGGAACTGGAAGGCATCATCGCCGACGATGCGATCCTCGCCACCAACACGTCGTCGATCTCGGTCACGGCGATCGCCGCGCCGCTGCGCCGCCCGGAACGGCTGGTGGGCATGCATTTCTTCAATCCGGTGCCGCTGATGGCGCTGGTGGAAATCGTCAGCGGCCTGGCCACCGGCCATGCCGCCGCGCAAACCGTGCACGACACGGCGGCGGCCTGGGGCAAGAATCCGGTGCACACGAAGTCCACGCCGGGCTTCATCGTCAACCGCGTTGCGCGGCCCTACTATGCCGAAGCGTGGCGGCTGCTGGGCGAAGGCGCCGGGGACACGGCCACGCTCGACGCCCTCATGCGCGAAGCGGGCGGTTTCCGCATGGGGCCTTTCGAGCTGATGGACCTGATCGGCCACGACGTGAACTACGCCGTCACGAAATCCGTGTTCGACGCCTATTACGGCGACCCGCGCTTCACGCCTTCGGTGCTGCAGCGTGAAATGGTCGATGCCGGTTTCCTGGGCCGCAAGTCGGGCCGCGGCTTTTACCGTTATGCCGAGAACGCGGTGCCGCAACCGGCGAAATCCGAACCGAACTGCCCGCGGCCGGAATACGTGGGCTACAGCCTGGAAGCGGGTGCCAGCGGCGCATTGACGGCGCCGATGCTGGCCCGTTTAGAAGCGCACGGCCTGCACGTCACGCGGCGCACGTCCGCGGAAGGGCACCAGCACGGCGAAGCGCCGGCCTTCCACTGCAACGGCGCCGCCATTTACCTGACGGATGGCCGCACCGCCACGGCGCGCGCCCGCGCCAACCGGCATGACGACACCGTGGTGTTCGATCTCGTGCTGGACGCCGCCCATGCGACCCGCATCGCCATCGCCCGTGCGGACCAGTGCGGCGAAGCCGCCTACCAGGCCGCGGTGGCGCTGTTCCAGGCCGCCGGCTTCACGGTGACGCGGCTGGACGACGTGCCTGGCCTGGCCGTGATGCGCACCGTGGCGATGCTCGCCAACGAGGCGGCGGACACGGTGTACCACGGCGTGTGCAGCGCGCAGGCCGTGGACATGGCGATGCAGAAAGGCGTCAATTATCCGAAAGGCCCACTCGCATGGGCCGAGGCGGTCGGCACCGATCACGTCGTCAAGGTGCTCGACAACCTGGCGGCCACCTATGGCGATGGCCGCTACCGCGTATCACCGCTGCTGCGCCGCCGGCAGGCCGGTCGAAAGGCGCTCCATGCCGAATGATTCCGCAATGCAGATGAGCGCACAGGTCCTCGCCGAGGCGGCCGGCGCGGCGATGTTCGGCCGCGATCCCGCCAGCCAGGGCCTGGGCATGACCTTGGACGAGATCCGCCCCGGTTATGCCCGCATGTCGATGCAGGTACGCTGCGACATGCTCAACGGCCACCGCACCTGCCACGGCGGCTTCATCTTCGCCCTGGCGGACAGCGCATTCGCCTTTGCCTGCAACAGCCATAACCACAACACCGTGGGCGCGGGCTGCACCATCGATTACCTGGCGCCGGGGCGCCAGGATGACCTGCTCACCGCCACGGCGGTCGAGCGGGCGCTCGCCGGCAGGACCGGCATCTACGACGTCGACGTCGTCAACCAGGATGGCCTGCTGGTCGCCACGTTCCGGGGCAGGTCGCACCGCGTGGCGGGCACGGTCGTCTGACGATGACAGCCTGACGATCACTGAATCCGCAGCCTGAAACTGGAGAAGACAACATGGTTCAACGTAATCCGGCTCCCGGGGACCTGGAGCCGATCGAGCGCGCCAGCCGCGACGAGCTGCAGGCCCTGCAACTGGAACGCCTGAAGAAAACGCTGCGGCACGCCTACGAGAACGTGCCGCACTACCGCGCCGCCTTCCATGCGAAAGGCGTGCACCCGGAAGACCTGCGCACGCTGGCCGACCTGGCGAAATTCCCGTTCACGGACAAGAAGACGCTGCGCGACAACTACCCGTTCGGCCTGTTCGCCGTGCCGCGCGAACAGGTGGTGCGCATCCACGCCTCGAGCGGCACCACCGGCAAGGCGACCGTTGTCGGCTACACGCAGAACGATATCGACACGTGGGCCAATGTCGTTGCCCGCTCGATCCGCGCCGCCGGCGGCCGCGCCGGCGACATGGTGCACATCTCGTATGGCTATGGCCTGTTCACGGGCGGCCTCGGGGCGCACTACGGCGCCGAACGGCTCGGCTGCACGGTGATCCCCATGTCCGGCGGGCAGACGGAAAAGCAGGTGCAGCTGATCCGCGATTTCGCACCGTCGATCATCATGGTCACGCCGTCGTACATGCTCAACATCATCGAGGAATTCCAGAAGCAGGGCATCGACCCCGCCGAATCGTCGCTGAAGGTGGGCATCTTCGGTGCCGAACCATGGACGGACGCGATGCGCGGCGAGATCGAACAGCGCGCCGGCATCGATGCGGTCGATATCTACGGTCTGTCCGAAGTGATGGGCCCCGGCGTGGCCAGCGAATGCATCGAAAGCAAGGATGGCCCGGTGATCTGGGAAGACCATTTCTACCCGGAGATCATCGACCCGGAAACGGGCGAAGTACTGCCGGACGGTTCGGAGGGCGAGCTGGTATTCACGTCGCTGACGAAGGAGGCGATGCCGGTGATCCGCTATCGGACGAAAGACCTCACGCGCCTGCTGCCGCCCACGTCGCGCGCCATGCGCCGCATCGGCAAGATCACGGGCCGGTCGGACGACATGCTGATCATCCGCGGCGTGAACGTGTTCCCCACGCAGATCGAGGAACTGATCCTGAAGATGCCGGACCTGGCGTCGCAGTACCAGCTGGTGGTTACCCGCGACGGGCACCTGGACAAGCTGGAGGTGATCGCCGAGCTGCGCCCGGACGTGCGCGAAACGGAAAGCCTCGCCCTGGCGCGCGAGCTGGAACACTGCATCAAGACCCATGTGGGCGTTTCCACCCGCGTCAGCGTGGTGGCCCCCAACGGTATCGAACGCACGCTGACGGGCAAGGCCCGCCGCGTGGTGGACAAACGACCGAGGAACTGAACAGGAATCGAACAGGAAATGAACATGAACGAGGCTTACATCATCGATGCCATCCGTACGCCGTTCGGCCGCTTCGGCGGGGCATTGTCCGCCGTGCGCGCGGACGACCTGGCGGCGATCCCGATCCGCGCGCTGGTCGAGCGCAATCCCGGCGTGGACTGGCGCAGGGTCGACGACGTGCTGTACGGCTGCGCCAACCAGGCCGGTGAGGACAACCGCAACGTGGGCCGCATGGCCGCGCTGCTGGCCGGCCTGCCGCCGGAGGTGCCGGGCAACACGATCAACCGCCTGTGCGGCTCCAGCCTCGATGCCATCGGCACCGCGGCGCGGGCGATCCGGGCCGGCGAAGCGCACCTCGTCATCGCCGGCGGCGTCGAGAGCATGACGCGCGCGCCATTCGTGATGGGCAAGGCCGACAGCGCGTTTTCCCGCACGGCGAAGATCGAGGATACGACGATCGGCTGGCGCTTCGTGAACCCGAAGATGAAGGAATTGCACGGCATCGACAGCATGCCGGAGACGGCGGAAAACGTGGCGCAGGAATTCGGCGTGAACCGTGCCGACCAGGATGCGTTCGCGTTGCGCAGCCAGCAGCGGTGGGCCGCGGCCCATGCCGCCGGCCTGTTGAACGACGAGATCGTGCCTGTCACGCTGCATTCGAAGAAGGGCGAATCGACGGTGTTCGATACGGATGAGCATCCGCGCCCGGGTACGACGCTCGAGCAGCTGGGCAAGCTGAAAGGCGTGGTGCGGCCGGATGGCACCGTCACCGCCGGCAATGCATCGGGCGTCAACGATGGCGCGTGCGCGCTGCTGCTGGCATCGCGTGAGGCGGTCGAGCAGTATGGCCTGACGCCGCGTGCAAAAGTGCTGGGCATGGCAGTGGCCGGGCTGGCGCCGCGCATCATGGGCTTCGGGCCGTCGCCGGCATCGAAGAAGGTGCTGGCGCAACTGGGGCTGACGATCGACCAGATGGATGTGATCGAACTGAACGAAGCATTCGCGGCGCAGGGCCTGGCCGTGATGCGCGACCTGGGCCTGGCCGACGATGCAGCGCACGTGAACCCGAACGGCGGCGCGATCGCCATCGGCCATCCGCTGGGCGCCTCCGGCGCGCGGCTCGTCACGGCGGCCGTCAATCAGCTCGAACGCGCCGGCGGGCGGTACGCGCTGTGCACGATGTGCATCGGCGTGGGCCAGGGCATTGCGCTCGTCATCGAACGGGTGTGACGCGCATGGTCAAGGTATTCGAAATCAATGGCGTACGGCCGGTCGTGCATCCGACCGCCTACGTGCACCCGACCGCGGTGCTGATCGGCGACGTGATCGTCGGCCCGCGCTGCTATGTCGGCCCGCTCGCATCGCTGCGGGGCGACTTCGGCCGCATCGTGCTGGAAGAAGGTTCGAACGTGCAGGACAACTGCGTGATGCACGGGTTCGAGAACACGGATACGGTCGTCGAAGTGGATGGGCATATCGGCCACGGGGCCGTGCTGCACGGTTGCCGCATCGGCCGCAATGCGCTCGTCGGCATGAACGCGGTCGTGATGGACAACGCGGTGGTGGGCAGTGAAAGCATCGTGGCGGCGATGAGCTT is part of the Pseudoduganella lutea genome and encodes:
- the paaC gene encoding 1,2-phenylacetyl-CoA epoxidase subunit PaaC, encoding MDARIPYLLRLGDNALVLSQRLSELCGKGPALEEDMALTNVALDLLGQARLWLTYAGELEGQGRDEDALAYRRDTQDFHNVLLVEQPNGNYAHTLVRQFYFDTWHYFLIGALVKSADPRIAEIAEKSLKEVTYHLRRSGDLVVRLGDGTALSHDYTQTAADELWMYTGEVFNYDTVDEAMVAAGIAPPAAELRAQWLAHVGDIFAEATLAMPSPDAWMQKGGKQGRHSEHLGYLLAEMQFLQRAYPNASW
- the paaD gene encoding 1,2-phenylacetyl-CoA epoxidase subunit PaaD: MMTTALDEAIVWTWLADVADPEIPVISVVDLGIVRAVDVDDAAVTVTLTPTYSGCPATHVIEAAVREALQAHGVEDVRIVTQLSPAWTTDWLSAEGKRKLQGYGIAPPAQQVIDISGLRGGLAAAVSRSNLRRASIAPAIACPHCGSTHTELTSQFGSTPCKALYRCRDCREPFDYFKCH
- the paaE gene encoding 1,2-phenylacetyl-CoA epoxidase subunit PaaE; translated protein: MSKFHSLTVARVHNETRDCIAVTFAVPPELRDSFQYQQGQHLTLRAKIGDEDVRRSYSICSAVQDGALRVAIKRTPGGMFSCWANESLKQGAVIDVMPPMGHFNVPLAADNERNYLAFAAGSGITPILSIVKTTLMTEPRSRFTLVYGNRSSSSMMFRNELMELKDLYLGRLNLVYVMSREQQDIELFNGRITKEKTAAFLQQWIDIADYDTAFICGPEDMMLGVSEALQEAGMPKAAIKVELFAASIPKHQHKPRAQFDAQAAQHLTEVTVIQDGNAATFTMEKDKESILDAGLRAGLEMRYSCKGGVCSTCRCKVVDGKVDMDVNYALEDYEIARGFVLSCQSFPATDRVIIDFDQAE
- the paaG gene encoding 2-(1,2-epoxy-1,2-dihydrophenyl)acetyl-CoA isomerase PaaG produces the protein MTYQNILFHIEAGIATLTLNRPDKLNSFTQAMHLEVREAFDQMRADKSVRVLVLTGAGRGFCAGQDLSDRAVSAGDQPVDLGDSVEKYYAPLVMAIQELPMPVICAVNGVAAGAGANLALACDIVLAAKSASFIQSFCKLGLIPDTGGTWHLPRLVGPARARGLAMLGDKLSADRAEEWGLIWKALPDDALMTEAMAMAEHFACAPTKGLAYTKRAMQLSACNGLHAQLKLETDMMRELGNSHDYREGVDAFVSKRTPHFKGNDGRTDP
- the paaH gene encoding 3-hydroxyacyl-CoA dehydrogenase PaaH encodes the protein MAALTRDSIIAVVGCGAMGAGIAQVAAAAGHVVKLYDARPDALNKAIDDIAGTFGKLSAKGKMSVADAEAARGRLHAVATMAELGDAALVIEAIVEDLGAKRALFAELEGIIADDAILATNTSSISVTAIAAPLRRPERLVGMHFFNPVPLMALVEIVSGLATGHAAAQTVHDTAAAWGKNPVHTKSTPGFIVNRVARPYYAEAWRLLGEGAGDTATLDALMREAGGFRMGPFELMDLIGHDVNYAVTKSVFDAYYGDPRFTPSVLQREMVDAGFLGRKSGRGFYRYAENAVPQPAKSEPNCPRPEYVGYSLEAGASGALTAPMLARLEAHGLHVTRRTSAEGHQHGEAPAFHCNGAAIYLTDGRTATARARANRHDDTVVFDLVLDAAHATRIAIARADQCGEAAYQAAVALFQAAGFTVTRLDDVPGLAVMRTVAMLANEAADTVYHGVCSAQAVDMAMQKGVNYPKGPLAWAEAVGTDHVVKVLDNLAATYGDGRYRVSPLLRRRQAGRKALHAE
- the paaI gene encoding hydroxyphenylacetyl-CoA thioesterase PaaI, which produces MPNDSAMQMSAQVLAEAAGAAMFGRDPASQGLGMTLDEIRPGYARMSMQVRCDMLNGHRTCHGGFIFALADSAFAFACNSHNHNTVGAGCTIDYLAPGRQDDLLTATAVERALAGRTGIYDVDVVNQDGLLVATFRGRSHRVAGTVV
- the paaK gene encoding phenylacetate--CoA ligase PaaK, which encodes MVQRNPAPGDLEPIERASRDELQALQLERLKKTLRHAYENVPHYRAAFHAKGVHPEDLRTLADLAKFPFTDKKTLRDNYPFGLFAVPREQVVRIHASSGTTGKATVVGYTQNDIDTWANVVARSIRAAGGRAGDMVHISYGYGLFTGGLGAHYGAERLGCTVIPMSGGQTEKQVQLIRDFAPSIIMVTPSYMLNIIEEFQKQGIDPAESSLKVGIFGAEPWTDAMRGEIEQRAGIDAVDIYGLSEVMGPGVASECIESKDGPVIWEDHFYPEIIDPETGEVLPDGSEGELVFTSLTKEAMPVIRYRTKDLTRLLPPTSRAMRRIGKITGRSDDMLIIRGVNVFPTQIEELILKMPDLASQYQLVVTRDGHLDKLEVIAELRPDVRETESLALARELEHCIKTHVGVSTRVSVVAPNGIERTLTGKARRVVDKRPRN
- the pcaF gene encoding 3-oxoadipyl-CoA thiolase; translation: MNEAYIIDAIRTPFGRFGGALSAVRADDLAAIPIRALVERNPGVDWRRVDDVLYGCANQAGEDNRNVGRMAALLAGLPPEVPGNTINRLCGSSLDAIGTAARAIRAGEAHLVIAGGVESMTRAPFVMGKADSAFSRTAKIEDTTIGWRFVNPKMKELHGIDSMPETAENVAQEFGVNRADQDAFALRSQQRWAAAHAAGLLNDEIVPVTLHSKKGESTVFDTDEHPRPGTTLEQLGKLKGVVRPDGTVTAGNASGVNDGACALLLASREAVEQYGLTPRAKVLGMAVAGLAPRIMGFGPSPASKKVLAQLGLTIDQMDVIELNEAFAAQGLAVMRDLGLADDAAHVNPNGGAIAIGHPLGASGARLVTAAVNQLERAGGRYALCTMCIGVGQGIALVIERV
- a CDS encoding phenylacetic acid degradation protein PaaY; translation: MVKVFEINGVRPVVHPTAYVHPTAVLIGDVIVGPRCYVGPLASLRGDFGRIVLEEGSNVQDNCVMHGFENTDTVVEVDGHIGHGAVLHGCRIGRNALVGMNAVVMDNAVVGSESIVAAMSFVKANMAIPPRSMVMGTPARVVRDVTDAEIAWKNVGTAQYHELAVRSRETMREVDAFTALEPDRPRIAWDSSVPLHVHKKTT